The following are encoded in a window of Microbacterium sp. LWO13-1.2 genomic DNA:
- a CDS encoding family 78 glycoside hydrolase catalytic domain, producing MTTSQDPLEGAAFIAAVAPEGVAPRFSLEVALERPRSEVSGARLLATAHGVYEASVDGVGVTASVLNPGWTSYEWRLAYQEYDVTELIGRGSGSVRLDLLLGNGWYRGRLGFANADANYGEEISVAAVLEVRYADGSTQRIVTSDDWVAEASDITRNSLYNGQTIDARLRGGGETLDVHTVDVDRAALIPQSSPLIIRNESVAPIGISTSPSGRRLVDFGQNLVGWVRFSVVGERGIRIRIRHAEVLEDGELGVRALRAAEATDEFILSGEVDYFEPTFTFHGFRYIEVEGWPGDLELDGLEAVVVHSEMERTGYFTCSEPLVNQLVHNSVWSQKGNFLSVPTDCPQRDERLGWTGDISAYAASANFQFDTADFLDGWLRDLLEETRHAAGQIVPLIVPEVLKYAHFPEGFSLPWHRATAVWGDSAVWVPQALWWSYGDAERLADYYPAIVMHLDSVEQDVSETGLWDRGNQLGDWLDPDAPPEDPAAAKADPSVVATSCLYRSASFAADAADVLGKHKDAERWRAMAERTRAAFVEHYVDAEGIVRSDCATVYALAISFGVLSGDLRDAAGRRLAELVRASGYRVTTGFAGTPFVTWALSETGHLEDAYRLLLERQSPSWMYPVAMGATTVWERWDSMLPDGTINTGEMTSFNHYALGAVVDWVYQVVGGIRPASPGYASVRIQPQPGPGINWAETSYRTPLGEVSCSWRVEGDQMFVDVALPELTRAEVVLPDGIRHDVQGGSHQFIGLVDPRHV from the coding sequence GTGACCACTTCCCAGGACCCTCTTGAGGGCGCGGCATTCATCGCAGCGGTCGCTCCGGAGGGGGTGGCTCCGCGCTTCAGTCTCGAGGTCGCGCTGGAACGCCCGCGAAGTGAGGTGAGCGGAGCCCGGCTCCTCGCCACGGCGCACGGCGTGTACGAGGCATCCGTGGACGGCGTCGGCGTCACCGCTTCGGTGCTCAACCCCGGATGGACATCGTACGAGTGGCGTCTCGCGTATCAGGAGTACGACGTCACGGAACTGATCGGCCGAGGCTCCGGAAGCGTCCGTCTCGACCTGTTACTGGGCAACGGGTGGTATCGCGGGCGTCTCGGGTTCGCCAACGCCGACGCGAACTACGGAGAAGAGATCAGCGTCGCTGCCGTTCTGGAAGTCCGGTACGCAGACGGATCGACGCAGCGGATCGTCACCTCGGATGACTGGGTCGCCGAGGCATCGGACATCACGCGAAATTCGCTGTACAACGGCCAGACGATCGACGCGCGGCTTCGGGGCGGCGGTGAAACGCTCGACGTGCATACGGTCGATGTGGACCGCGCGGCCCTGATACCGCAGAGCTCCCCGCTGATCATTCGGAACGAGTCCGTCGCCCCGATAGGGATCTCGACATCGCCTTCGGGTCGCAGGCTCGTGGATTTCGGCCAGAATCTGGTCGGCTGGGTGCGATTCTCAGTCGTCGGAGAACGAGGCATCCGCATCCGCATCCGTCATGCCGAGGTCCTGGAGGACGGAGAACTCGGTGTCCGCGCGCTGCGCGCGGCGGAGGCGACGGACGAGTTCATCCTGTCGGGCGAGGTCGACTACTTCGAGCCGACGTTCACCTTCCACGGCTTCCGCTACATCGAGGTCGAGGGGTGGCCGGGTGACCTCGAGCTGGACGGTCTCGAGGCCGTTGTCGTGCACTCCGAGATGGAGCGGACCGGGTACTTCACCTGCTCGGAGCCACTCGTGAATCAACTCGTCCATAACTCTGTCTGGAGCCAGAAGGGGAACTTCTTGAGCGTTCCGACCGACTGCCCGCAGCGCGACGAGCGACTCGGGTGGACCGGGGACATCTCGGCCTACGCCGCATCGGCGAACTTCCAGTTCGACACCGCGGACTTCCTCGACGGATGGCTGCGGGACCTGCTGGAGGAGACACGTCATGCCGCCGGTCAGATCGTCCCGCTCATCGTTCCGGAGGTGCTGAAGTATGCGCATTTCCCGGAAGGGTTCTCGCTGCCCTGGCACCGCGCGACCGCTGTGTGGGGTGATTCGGCGGTCTGGGTTCCGCAAGCGCTCTGGTGGTCGTACGGCGACGCGGAACGACTTGCGGACTACTATCCGGCCATCGTCATGCACCTTGACTCCGTCGAGCAGGACGTATCGGAGACCGGGCTGTGGGATCGTGGCAACCAGCTCGGGGATTGGCTCGATCCGGATGCTCCGCCGGAGGACCCGGCTGCGGCGAAGGCTGACCCCTCGGTCGTCGCGACCTCCTGCCTGTATCGCTCCGCATCCTTCGCGGCGGACGCCGCCGACGTGCTCGGCAAGCACAAGGATGCGGAGCGCTGGCGTGCAATGGCTGAGCGCACCCGGGCGGCCTTCGTCGAGCACTACGTCGATGCCGAAGGCATCGTCCGATCCGACTGCGCCACGGTCTACGCCCTCGCGATCTCGTTCGGGGTGCTGAGCGGCGACCTCCGCGATGCGGCGGGACGTCGTCTTGCCGAACTGGTTCGGGCATCGGGGTACCGCGTGACGACCGGCTTCGCGGGCACACCGTTCGTCACATGGGCGCTGTCCGAGACCGGCCACCTGGAGGATGCCTACCGTCTGCTACTCGAGCGGCAGAGTCCGTCGTGGATGTATCCCGTCGCGATGGGAGCCACTACGGTCTGGGAGCGCTGGGACTCGATGCTCCCCGACGGGACGATCAACACGGGCGAGATGACGAGCTTCAACCACTACGCGCTGGGTGCAGTCGTCGACTGGGTGTACCAGGTCGTCGGCGGCATCCGCCCGGCCTCTCCTGGGTACGCGTCGGTGCGTATCCAGCCTCAGCCGGGACCTGGGATCAACTGGGCCGAGACCTCCTACCGCACCCCCCTTGGAGAAGTGTCCTGCTCTTGGCGTGTCGAAGGCGACCAGATGTTCGTCGACGTTGCCCTCCCGGAGCTGACACGTGCAGAAGTCGTTCTACCGGATGGTATCCGGCACGATGTGCAGGGAGGATCGCATCAATTCATCGGGTTGGTCGACCCACGGCACGTATGA
- a CDS encoding dihydrofolate reductase family protein, whose protein sequence is MGKVVMNASVSVDGFIAAENDDPGALFEWLVSGDVPLDDSGVLNVSQASYDHIRPYWDQIGVTIAGRHVFDLTDGWDGIPPSGVDHVVVVTHRPPPDGWDPNAPFHFVDDIEAAVTKAKELAGDRTVEVAAGDVGGQLLAAGLINEVRMDVAPVVLGFGKRYFGSVDSQHLLEDPDVVVQGNRVLHLRYRVRRPVEVSISRRGRDIDDV, encoded by the coding sequence ATGGGGAAAGTAGTCATGAATGCGTCGGTCTCGGTGGATGGCTTCATCGCGGCTGAGAACGACGATCCCGGCGCACTGTTCGAATGGCTGGTCAGCGGTGACGTGCCGCTGGACGACAGCGGCGTACTGAACGTGTCGCAAGCGTCCTACGACCACATCCGGCCGTACTGGGACCAGATCGGGGTGACGATCGCCGGACGCCACGTCTTCGACTTGACGGACGGTTGGGACGGCATCCCGCCGAGCGGTGTCGACCACGTGGTCGTCGTGACGCACCGGCCGCCGCCCGATGGGTGGGACCCCAACGCGCCGTTCCACTTCGTCGACGACATCGAGGCGGCCGTGACCAAGGCGAAGGAGCTCGCAGGTGACCGCACCGTCGAGGTCGCTGCCGGCGACGTCGGTGGCCAGTTGCTCGCAGCAGGCCTGATCAACGAGGTACGCATGGACGTCGCACCCGTCGTGCTCGGGTTCGGCAAACGCTACTTCGGCTCCGTCGACTCGCAGCACCTGCTGGAAGACCCAGACGTCGTTGTTCAGGGCAACCGGGTGCTTCACCTGCGCTATCGGGTGCGCCGTCCCGTGGAGGTCTCGATAAGTAGACGAGGTCGTGACATCGACGACGTCTAG